The segment GTTGCAGGATAATCAGTCCCGTACATGGGGGCGTGTTACGATGGCTGAAGAACAGGGAGTGATCAGGCACTCTTTGATTGAACGCTGGTTTCCGGAACGGCATGTCTTTCTCCGCACCAGCGGCGAGACGCGTGGATATGTTCTGACCAGCGGACGTCAGATGCTGCTGGCTGCGGCCGGAATCGTGGTCGCGGGCTGGACCCTGGTCGCATCCGGCGGCTTCATCTTCGACATGGTGGCCAGAAGCCGCGCTGACGACGAGGTCGTTCGGGCGCGGGCCGCTTCCGAACGCCTCAATGCCGACCTTCAGGCGCGGCTGGAAACCGCCGTCGTCCGCATGTCGGCCACGACCGGCGGACTGGATGAGATGGCCAGCATGGTCGAGCGTCGCCACGCGGCCCTGACCCGTGTCATGAGCATGTTCCATGGCGTCCAGGGGGCCGAGACGGTCCTGGCCCCGGCCACACCGCCCGCGCCGGGCCAGGCCCGCCCCATCCAGCGCATCGTCGCGGTCCGCATGGACCAGGAACGCCTGATCGAACGGGCCGGAGACTTCGCCCAGACCCGTGCCGAACGCCTGCGTCTGGCCTTCCGCCTCGCAGGACTCAACCCGGCTGTCTACGGTGCCGCCGGATCGGCCCTGGGTGGCCCGCTGATCGAGGCCGGCGATCCCAAGGCCCTGGCCACCATTCTGGACGTGGACGAACCCTTCGCCGTGCGCATCCGTCACGCCGCCGACAACCTGACCGAAATGCGCCGCCTGGCCGATGCGGCCGAGGACCTGCCCTTCGCCCGGCCGACCCAGTCGCGCACGACCTCGGGCTTCGGCGTCCGCTTCGATCCGTTCAACGGTCGCCCCGCTGTGCACCAGGGCCAGGACTTCGCCGCCCCCCTGAACGCGCCGATCTACTCGACCGCTCCCGGCATTGTGTCTTTTGCCGGGGTTCGTTCAGGGTAT is part of the Brevundimonas sp. AJA228-03 genome and harbors:
- a CDS encoding peptidoglycan DD-metalloendopeptidase family protein, whose product is MAEEQGVIRHSLIERWFPERHVFLRTSGETRGYVLTSGRQMLLAAAGIVVAGWTLVASGGFIFDMVARSRADDEVVRARAASERLNADLQARLETAVVRMSATTGGLDEMASMVERRHAALTRVMSMFHGVQGAETVLAPATPPAPGQARPIQRIVAVRMDQERLIERAGDFAQTRAERLRLAFRLAGLNPAVYGAAGSALGGPLIEAGDPKALATILDVDEPFAVRIRHAADNLTEMRRLADAAEDLPFARPTQSRTTSGFGVRFDPFNGRPAVHQGQDFAAPLNAPIYSTAPGIVSFAGVRSGYGNTIEIDHGHGFKTRFAHLNAMAVEPGQRIALGQRIGAMGTTGRSTGVHLHYEVWMDGRPQNPARFMRAGDQLVQ